The Dehalococcoides mccartyi CG5 genome contains the following window.
TGCCGTGATTTTGGGCTGGAAAAACAGCGGAATGCAGGGGATGCGGTGGTAACCGGCAGTGGTCTGGTAAACGGGCGGCTGGTGTTTACCTATTCGCAGGATTTCACTGTTCTGGGCGGCTCTATCTCTGAAGTAGTCGGCCAGAAAGTAGCCCAGGTAATAGATATGGCTATTCGGGCAGGTGCGCCGCTTATTGCCATAAATGACTCAGGCGGTGCCCGCATACAGGAGGGTGTTGCCAGCCTGAGCGGGGTGGGTGATATACTCCTTAGGAATACTATTGCCAGCGGGGTTATTCCCCAGATTTCGATAGTGGTAGGTCCCAGTGCCGGCGGGGCAGTCTATGCCCCGGCCCTGACAGACTTTATCTTTGCGGTCAAGGGCATAAGCCAGATGTATATCACCGGGCCGGATGTTATTAAAACGGTAACGGGTGAAGATATAAGTCATGAAGCATTGGGTGGGGCTGAAATCCACGCCAAGAAAAGCGGGGTAGCCCATTTCCTATGCGAAAATGAAAAAGAGTGTTTTGAGCAGGTTAGAGAACTGATGGGTTTTTTGCCCCAGAGCAACCGCGAGAAACCTCCACGGGGTAAAAACAAGGACAACGAGGAACGCAAGACCCGTGATCTGAGGGATATAATACCGGACAATCCCAAACGGGCTTACGATATGAAAAAGGTTATCACCGAAGTAGCTGATGAAAAAGAATTTTTTGAGGTTCACAAAAATTATGCCCAGAATATAATTGTCGGTTTTGTGCGGATGGGCGGGCAGCCTGCGGGTATTGTTGCCCAGCAACCCTCGCATATGGCCGGTGTTATAGATATAAATGCATCACTCAAAGCAGCCCGGTTTATCCGCTTTTGTGACGCATTTGAGATACCGCTGGTTAGCTTTGTGGATGTACCGGGTTTCATGCCGGGTACAGACCAGGAGCATAGCGGTATTATCAAGCATGGTGCTAAACTTATTTATGCTTATGCGGAAGCAACCGTACCCAAGATAACGGTTATCACCCGCAAAGCATACGGGGGTGCTTATATTGTGATGAGCAGTAAACACCTGCGGGGAGATGTAAACTATGCCTGGCCGGCCAGTGAAGTGGCAGTTATGGGGGCGGAAGGGGCAGTAAATATCGTATCCCGCAAGGCTATTACTGAATCTGCCAATCCGGAAGAAACCAGGCAGAAATTGCTTGAAGAATATCGGGAACACTTTGCCAACCCTTATCAGGCGGCTCAGCTGGGCTATATAGATGATGTAATTGATCCGGCTGATACCAGGAGCAAAATTATAAAAGCCCTGCGCTCTCTTGAGAATAAAATACTGGTAAATCCTCCCAAAAAACATGGGAATATACCTTTGTAAAGGAAGGTTGCATAAACAAAACATGGGGAAAACACTAGCAGAAAAAATACTCAGCCTGAAATCTGGCAGTGATGCCAGTGCCGGAGACATTGTAGTCTCCATGGTGGACTTGGCATTTGTTCAGGATACCACCGGCCCTCTGACTGTCAGGGAATTTTGGGACAACGGCTTTACCAAACTGGCTAATCCGTCACGGACAGCCCTTTTTCTGGACCATGCCGCACCCAGCCCCCAGAGACAGCTCTCAACAGACCATATCCTGCTTCGCAAATTTGCCCGGGATACCGGAGCCCTTATTTTTGATGTAGGCGAGGGAGTTTGTCACCAGCTGGTGGCTGAAAAGCTGGCCAGACCGGGTGATGTGATTGTAGGGGCAGATTCCCATACGGTTACCGCCGGAGGTCTGTGTGCCTTTGCTACCGGCATGGGCTCGTCTGATATTGCGGTGGCTTTTGCTCTGGGCAAGACTTGGTTTCGGGTGCCGGAGACTATTAAAGTGGTAGTCAGCGGGCGTTTCAAGCATGGGCTTTACGCAAAAGACCTTATTTTGCATCTTATCGGACTTATCGGGGCGGATGGGGCTACCTATAAAGCTCTGGAGTTTTCCGGTAATGTTGTGAACAATATGACGGTAGCCGAAAGGCTGACTATTGCCAATATGGCGGTTGAGGCCGGGGCTAAAGTAGGGCTTTTCCCGTCTGACCGCCAGACACTTGAATACCTGTGTTCGGTGGGGCGTGAGGCTGACTACCAGCCTTTGGCGGCTGATGTAGATGCAGTGTACGAAAGGGTAATAGAAATAGATGCTACCGCCCTTGAACCCACCATATCCAAACCCCATACCGTGGATAATACTGCTACTGCCCGTGAACTTAAGGGTACCAAACTGGATCAGGTATTTATCGGTACCTGCACCGGAGGGCGTCTGGATGATTTGGCGGTGGCGGCGGCTATATTTAAAAACCGCAAACGCCATCCCCAAACCCGTCTTATAGTCACGCCTGCCTCACAAAAAATATATCTGGAAGCTATCCGTCTGGGTTATATAGAAATACTGGTACAGGCCGGGGCTAATATTATGCCGCCCGGTTGCGGTGCCTGTCTGGGCGTCCATCAGGGTGTGCTGGGAGACGGCGAAGTTTGCCTTTCCACTGCCAACCGCAATTTTAAAGGCCGTATGGGTAACCCCGAAGGGTTTATCTATTTGGCCAGTGCGGCAACTGCTGCCGCATCTGCCATCAAAGGTGAAATTTCAGATCCCAGAGAGGTAATGTAATGCTTAAGGGCAAGGCTTTTAAGTTTGGTGATAGTATATCCACTGACCATATTGCACCCGGAAGGCTGGTGCACCTGCGGAGCAACCTGCCGGAACTGGCCAAGCATGTGCTGGAAGACGCTGACCCCACTTTTGCCCAGAGGGTAAAACCCGGTGATTTTGTGGTGGCGGGCAATAACTTCGGCTTGGGTTCTTCCCGTGAACATGCCCCCCTGATTATCAAGATGGCTGGAGTGAATGCGGTAATGGCAAAGTCAGTAGCCCGCATTTTCTTCCGCAACGCCATAAATCTGGGTCTGCCGATACTTATATGTGATACCGATAAAATTGCCGAAGGTGACGAACTGGAAGTAGACCTTGATGGCGGCAAGATATATGACCGTACCAACGGAGCAGAGCTGACATTTGGCAAAATACCTCCCGCTATGCTGAAGATACTTGATGAGGGCGGGGTTATGCCCTATATAAAGAAATACGGTGATTTCAAACTGAACGAAGTTTAAGGAGTTTTATTTTGATGTATCATAATGTAACCCTTATACCCGGTGACGGGATTGGTCCTGAAATATCTGAAGCTACCCGTCGGGTGCTGGAAGCTACTGGTGTTAAGTTTAACTGGGAAGTGGTAAATGCCGGTGCGGACGTGGTGGCTGAATATGGCACACCCTTGCCGGATATGGTGCTTGAATCCATCAGGAAAAATAAGGTTGCCATAAAAGGGCCGGTAACCACCCCGGTTGGCTCAGGCTTCAGAAGCGTAAATGTGGGTATGCGTAAAGCCCTTAATCTGTATACCTGCCTTCGCCCCTGTAAGACCTATCCCGGTGTTCCCTCCCGTTATGACAATGTGGATATAGTCATAGTGCGGGAAAACATGGAAGACCTGTATGCCGGTATTGAGTTTGAAAAGGGCAGTGCCGAAGCCCTAAGGCTTATTGAGTTTATTAAAGAAAATAAAAAGGTGGAAATACGGACTGATTCGGGTATCAGCATAAAACCAATCAGTGTGTTTGGTACCGAACGCATATTCCGCTGGGCTTTTAAATATGCCAAAGATAACAACCGCAAAAAGGTAACTGCTGTCCACAAGGCCAATATTATGAAATATTCAGACGGGCTGTTTCTGGCTGTAGGCCGCAAAGTGGCGGAGGAATACCCTGAAATAGAGTTTGAAGACCGGATTGTAGACAATATGACTATGCAGCTGGTTAAAACCCCCACCCAGTTTGATATACTGGTCTGCCCCAACCTGTACGGAGACATCTTATCTGATTTGTGTGCCGGACTGGTGGGTGGTTTGGGGGTTGCACCGGGTGCCAATATCGGTGATGAATACGCCCTGTTTGAGCCTACCCATGGTTCTGCCCCCAAGTACAAGGGGTTGAACAAGGTAAATCCCATGGCTATGATGCTTTCAGGTGTGCTTATGCTCCGCTATCTTAAAGAAGAAAAGGCTGCTGACAAGCTGGAAAATGCTATTGCGGCGGTTATTGCCGAAGGCAAGAGTGTTACTTACGATATGCTTTCTCCTGACAAACAGGCAGTGGCAGTGGGTACTTCGCAGGTGGCAGATGCCATAATAGCCAAAATGAAATAATAAATACGGCTAAAGGTTTACGGGTATTGTACCCGTAGGCTTATTTACCCGCAGTGATAACAGGTGAGGAAGAAAACAGATGCCCAAGATTAGTGTAATAGGTGCCGGCAATGTGGGTGCTACTCTGGCCCAACGCCTTATAGAAAAAGACTTTGCAGATGTGGTCATGCTGGACGTGGTGGAGGGTATTCCCCAGGGCAAAGCTCTGGATATCTCCCAGTCCGCTAGTGTTTTGGGTTTTCGCCACACCATTACCGGCAGTAATGACTATGCCGAAACAGCTGGCTCGGAGATAGTGGTGATAACCGCCGGCATTGCCCGCAAACCGGGCATGACCCGTGAAGAACTGCTGGCCATAAACCAGAAGATTATGACTGATGTGGTTTCAAACTGCCTTAAATATTCCCCCGAAGCAACGCTGGTGGTCGTTTCAAATCCGGTGGATACCATGACCTATTTGGCATGGAAACTTTCCGGTTTGCCCCGGAAGCGGGTAGTGGGTCTTTCGGGGGTGCTGGACGGAGGGCGTCTGGCTACCTTCGTAGCCCGTGAGCTTGGGGTAAACCCTTCGGCTGTCAGCCCTTGCGTAATGGGTGAACACGGCGGCAGTATGGTGGTGATGCCCCGCTTTACACTGGTAAACGGTAAACCCCTGTCTGAACTAGTCTCGCCTGAAAAGGCGGATGAACTGGCCAAACGGGCGGTTAACGGCGGTGCCGAGATTGTGGCTTTCCTTAAAACAGGCAGTGCTTTTTATGCCCCGTCTGCTTCAGTAGCCGCCATGGTAGAGGCTATTTTTCTAGGCAGCGGCAAGGTTATGAACTGTGCTGCGGTGCTGGACGGAGAGTATGGCCTGAGAAATATTGTACTGGGTGTGCCGGTAAAGTTGGGCAAAGGCGGTATAAAGGAAATTATCACCCTGCCGCTGGACGGGCAGGAAAATGCCCGCCTTCAGGCTTCTGCCGAAATGGTAAAGGTGCAGATAGCCTCTCTTTCACTTTAATAAGTTTAAAGGAGACAATACATTGAGTAAAGATAAAGAATTTCTGGATGCTTTTCTAAAACTGAAAACCGAGCTGGATGATACAGTTTACAAGCTTGAAGATGTAGTTATAAACGGCAATCTGGAAGAAAAGATTGCCGCTTTGAAAGAGGCGGAGGAAAGCCTGCCTCCCGCTCTGGAAAGGTTTGATACCCTGCCCGAACCCGAAGCTGAGAATGTTAAAAATGCCCGTGATTCATATAAAAAGGCCATGCACCTTTATCAGCAGGCCTGCAGCCACTATGTGAAACTGCTTACCGAACAAAACCGCGAAGAAGGCAAAGAAGGCGCTTACAAGATGAAACAAGCCGGAGACCTGTTCGTCAAGGCCAGTGAGTATCTAGAGGGTAAATAAGTGCGGGAAATAGCTGCATCCCGAATAAGTGCGGTTCTGGCGGAACTGATTGTAAAAACCAGTACAGAGCTGGGTGAGGATATTTTAACGGCTTTACATAAAGCATATGAAGCCGAAGAGTCTCCTGCCGGGCGGGATATACTTCAAAGTTTGCTGGAAAATGCCCGCATAGCCAAAGAAAAGAAAATACCCCTCTGTCAGGATACCGGCACAGCCATTGTTTTTGCTGAGGTGGGTCAGGAAGTGCACATAACGGGTAACTTTACTGATGCCATAAACCTGGGTGTCAGGCAGGGCTACGAGCAGGCTTATCTGCGGAAATCCATTGTCAGCCACCCGTTTTCAAAACGTATAAATACTAACGATAATACCCCGGCGGTTATTCACACTGAAATAGTCCCTGGAGACCGCCTGAAGCTCAGTTTCATGGCTAAAGGAAGCGGTGCGGAGAATATGAGCCGCCTTTTCATGCTTAAGCCCGGTGTAGGGCGTGAAGGGGTGATAGAGGCGGTGCTGGAAACAGTGGAAAAAGCCGGCGGCAGTCCCTGTCCGCCTATTATTATCGGGTTGGGGGTGGGGGCAACGGCGGAAAAGGCCATGTTCATGGCCAAGAAGGCCCTGCTTAGACCGCTTGGCATAACCCATACTGACCCCGAAGTGGCGGCTCTGGAAACAGAAGTGCTCAAGCAGGTGAATAAACTGGGTATAGGTCCGCTGGGTTTAGGCGGCAGAGTAACGGCTCTAGGGGTAATGGCTGAGACTGCACCTACCCATATTGCCAGTTTGCCGGTGGCGGTTAATCTGCAGTGCCATAGTGCCCGTCATGGTGAGGCGGTGCTTTGATGTCAAGTATAAAACTAAATTCTCCTTTTGATCCCTCTGAACTGGAAAAACTGCAGGCCGGAGATAGGGTACTGATTTCCGGTGTTATATACACTGCTCGTGACGCCGCCCACAAGAGGCTGGTAGAAACCCTGAAGCAGGGCAAGAAACTTCCATTTGACCTAAAAGGTCAAACTATTTACTACATGGGTCCTTCGCCTGCCAAACCGGGCGAAGTTATAGGTTCAGCAGGACCTACCACCAGCAGCCGAATGGACCCTTATACTCCGGAACTGCTGGATGCCGGGTTACGGGCTATTATCGGTAAGGGTAACCGTTCAGCCGAAGTTAGCTGGGCTATTGTAAATAAAAAGGTGGTTTATTTTATTTCCATAGGCGGGGCGGGGGCACTCCTCTCCCAGTGTATCAAGGAAAGCCGGATGGTTGCTTATCCTGAGCTTGGGGCTGAGGCTATATTGGCACTCACGGTGGAAAATTTTCCGGCTATCGTAGCTATTGACTCACAGGGGAACAACGCCTTTACCCTTGGACAATCTCTTTACCGGGTAGTTGGTACTAAGGAGGCCTGATATGGGGTGTTTATTTTGCGCCATAGCCAAAGGGGAAATACCTGCTCAGATAGTTTATAAAGATGAAGATCTGGTGGCTTTTAAAGATATAAACCCCCAGTCACCGGTGCATATACTTATTATTCCCCGCAGGCATATTGCCAATCTGACTGAGCTGGACGAGGCTGATACCGAACTGGCAGGTAAAATGATTTTGCTGGCAGGTAAACTTGCCCGTGAGATGGATATTGCCGAAAGCGGTTACAGGCTGGTGATTAATAGCGGGCGTGAGGGCGGACAAGTAGTCCAGCACCTGCATTTGCACCTTTTAGGTGGCCGCCAGCTTGGCGGACAGCTGGGTTAACCGGGAGTCTGGCTGAAATACAGCATTAATCCGGCCAGTGTCTTGGAGTCTGTTATCTGCTGATTGGCAATCATGGCTTTTACCTCTGCCGGGGTATAGCGGAAGACTTCTATATCTTCGGTATCTTCGGCGGTTAAAGGTGCATATTCAAGGTCTGTTGCTACCAGCACATACAAGTATTCGGTAAGAAAACCGGGTGATGAATAAAATCCGCCCAGCCTTCTAAGGGTATTGGGTTTATACCCGGCTTCCTCCCGCAGTTCACGGCGGGTGCTTTCCTCAGGGGTTTCCCCGCTATCCATACTGCCTGCCACCAGCTCCAACATGTCTTGGGCAGCTGCCAGGCGGTATTGTTTTATCATCAGCAGTTTGCCGTCTGTGTCAAGCGCCACTACCACTACGCAGGGGTTATGCTCCACCAGTTCACGCGGGGCAGTTTTACCCGAAGGCAATTCCACGGTAACCTTGCGGAGTTTAACCAGATTTCCGCAGTATATATAGTGGCTTGAAAGAATCTTTTCAACCATTATCGGATCTCCTAGTTTATACGGAGTTTACTTCGGCTAGTGATAACATCATGGCAGTTTCATCGCAATTGGGGAATTTAGGGCAGCGGTAGCATTCCCCCCATATTTTATGGGGCAGTGCATTTTTCTCCACCTCATGGAAACCGCATTTCAAAAAGAAAGCCGGTTTATAGGTCAGGCAGAAAACGGTGGGTATCCGAAGGGCTTTGGCATCTTCCAGACAAGCCTTGACTACCATTTCTCCAAGCCCCTGACGATGCCGTTCCTCGGAAACCGCCAGAGATTTTACTTCTGCCAAATCTGCCCAGCTGATATGCAGGGCGGCACAGGCAATTACCTCGCCGTTATCACCGCGGATTACATAAAAGTCCCGCAGGTTCTCATATATTTCAGCCAGAGAGCGGGCCAGCATCTGCCCGTGGTCAGCAAAATTGTTTACCAGCTTGTGAATAGTAGTGGCGTCTTTAATGGTGGCTTTATCTATCGTATACACTTTCGTTATTACCTTTCAGTTTGGTATCAAGCTCTTTGTAAAAATAATTATTCGGCCGTAGCCTCATGAATTTTACTTTCTTTGAGCTTCGCCTGAGACGCAGAGTGTCTCCGCTTGATACCTGCATATTGATAAAGCCATCTATACTCAGCGTGGCTTCATGCCAGGTATTTACCTTCAAATCTACGATGCTGTCAGACGGGAGCACCAGGCTGTAACCCCGTCCCAAATGGGGCAGAATAGGTGTCAGGATAATATCTGCCGAGTTTGGCTGGAGAACAGGCCCGCCGGCGGCATAAGAATAACCGGTACTGCCGGTGGCGGTGGATACAATAGCTCCATCAGCTTTGTAAGTGGTAAAAGGCTGTGAATTTATATCTACCGAAACGCAGATAACCCGGGCAACTTGCCCGCGGGCTACTACGGCGTCATTCATGACGAAAAACTGCCGGCTTTGAGCGGAGTCATGGGGTAAATATTCGGCTTCCAGCAGGCTGCGTTCATCTATCCATCCGTCACCTGCCAGTACTTTTTCCAGCCCTGAAATGGCATCTTCAGGCGAAAGCTCGGTCATAAAGCCCACTTTACCCAGATTTACACTTAGAATGGGTATTTCAAGGGGCAATATGGCATGGGCGGTACGTAAAATAGTGCCGTCACCGCCGGTAGTAAAAATAAGCTGGGTATTTTGCATTTTGGAAGTCAGCTTATCCGCCTGCCAGGCAGAATCAGACCAGTTTTCAATTCCCAGTGAATCCAGCTTGGCGGTCAGCTTAATAGCCAGGTCACAGGCAGCCGGATTTAATGGGTGATATATAATGCCAATCTTTTTATACATAACAGAATATCCTTAAATAAAGACAAAATGAGTGTAACAACCCGAAGTGCGGGTGTCAAACAGAGGAAAGTTTACTTGCGCCTGGAGAAAAACAGCAGCAAAAGGCCGATACCGGCAATGGCCACACCCCAGACAATCCCGTATGCCAGTTGTTTAACCAGCAGGAAACTGATGCCGCCCAGAAGGAGGCCGCCGAACAGGACGATAATACCCAGATATTGCAATCGGTATGATGTATGGCTGCGGGGAGGCGCTTTGGGGGCAACCCGAGCCGGTTTAGATTTGGCATCTTCAGTGGTATCTGATTTTTTACCCAGCTTGCCGAATTTGCTGACTGCCCAGACTATGGCTATCAGGCCGCCTATCAAGAGTATTTCTATAGGACCAATTTTCATAATGCTCCCGCAGGTTCAAAATCAAATACTAAGTATATAGAATACCACAAAATACCGAA
Protein-coding sequences here:
- a CDS encoding acyl-CoA carboxylase subunit beta gives rise to the protein MAVQDQLDNLNRLKKQAEMGGGEAKIEAQHKRGKLTARERIELLFDKGTFNELGAFASHRCRDFGLEKQRNAGDAVVTGSGLVNGRLVFTYSQDFTVLGGSISEVVGQKVAQVIDMAIRAGAPLIAINDSGGARIQEGVASLSGVGDILLRNTIASGVIPQISIVVGPSAGGAVYAPALTDFIFAVKGISQMYITGPDVIKTVTGEDISHEALGGAEIHAKKSGVAHFLCENEKECFEQVRELMGFLPQSNREKPPRGKNKDNEERKTRDLRDIIPDNPKRAYDMKKVITEVADEKEFFEVHKNYAQNIIVGFVRMGGQPAGIVAQQPSHMAGVIDINASLKAARFIRFCDAFEIPLVSFVDVPGFMPGTDQEHSGIIKHGAKLIYAYAEATVPKITVITRKAYGGAYIVMSSKHLRGDVNYAWPASEVAVMGAEGAVNIVSRKAITESANPEETRQKLLEEYREHFANPYQAAQLGYIDDVIDPADTRSKIIKALRSLENKILVNPPKKHGNIPL
- a CDS encoding 3-isopropylmalate dehydratase large subunit; this encodes MGKTLAEKILSLKSGSDASAGDIVVSMVDLAFVQDTTGPLTVREFWDNGFTKLANPSRTALFLDHAAPSPQRQLSTDHILLRKFARDTGALIFDVGEGVCHQLVAEKLARPGDVIVGADSHTVTAGGLCAFATGMGSSDIAVAFALGKTWFRVPETIKVVVSGRFKHGLYAKDLILHLIGLIGADGATYKALEFSGNVVNNMTVAERLTIANMAVEAGAKVGLFPSDRQTLEYLCSVGREADYQPLAADVDAVYERVIEIDATALEPTISKPHTVDNTATARELKGTKLDQVFIGTCTGGRLDDLAVAAAIFKNRKRHPQTRLIVTPASQKIYLEAIRLGYIEILVQAGANIMPPGCGACLGVHQGVLGDGEVCLSTANRNFKGRMGNPEGFIYLASAATAAASAIKGEISDPREVM
- a CDS encoding 3-isopropylmalate dehydratase small subunit: MLKGKAFKFGDSISTDHIAPGRLVHLRSNLPELAKHVLEDADPTFAQRVKPGDFVVAGNNFGLGSSREHAPLIIKMAGVNAVMAKSVARIFFRNAINLGLPILICDTDKIAEGDELEVDLDGGKIYDRTNGAELTFGKIPPAMLKILDEGGVMPYIKKYGDFKLNEV
- a CDS encoding isocitrate/isopropylmalate dehydrogenase family protein, with the protein product MYHNVTLIPGDGIGPEISEATRRVLEATGVKFNWEVVNAGADVVAEYGTPLPDMVLESIRKNKVAIKGPVTTPVGSGFRSVNVGMRKALNLYTCLRPCKTYPGVPSRYDNVDIVIVRENMEDLYAGIEFEKGSAEALRLIEFIKENKKVEIRTDSGISIKPISVFGTERIFRWAFKYAKDNNRKKVTAVHKANIMKYSDGLFLAVGRKVAEEYPEIEFEDRIVDNMTMQLVKTPTQFDILVCPNLYGDILSDLCAGLVGGLGVAPGANIGDEYALFEPTHGSAPKYKGLNKVNPMAMMLSGVLMLRYLKEEKAADKLENAIAAVIAEGKSVTYDMLSPDKQAVAVGTSQVADAIIAKMK
- the mdh gene encoding malate dehydrogenase produces the protein MPKISVIGAGNVGATLAQRLIEKDFADVVMLDVVEGIPQGKALDISQSASVLGFRHTITGSNDYAETAGSEIVVITAGIARKPGMTREELLAINQKIMTDVVSNCLKYSPEATLVVVSNPVDTMTYLAWKLSGLPRKRVVGLSGVLDGGRLATFVARELGVNPSAVSPCVMGEHGGSMVVMPRFTLVNGKPLSELVSPEKADELAKRAVNGGAEIVAFLKTGSAFYAPSASVAAMVEAIFLGSGKVMNCAAVLDGEYGLRNIVLGVPVKLGKGGIKEIITLPLDGQENARLQASAEMVKVQIASLSL
- a CDS encoding fumarate hydratase — encoded protein: MREIAASRISAVLAELIVKTSTELGEDILTALHKAYEAEESPAGRDILQSLLENARIAKEKKIPLCQDTGTAIVFAEVGQEVHITGNFTDAINLGVRQGYEQAYLRKSIVSHPFSKRINTNDNTPAVIHTEIVPGDRLKLSFMAKGSGAENMSRLFMLKPGVGREGVIEAVLETVEKAGGSPCPPIIIGLGVGATAEKAMFMAKKALLRPLGITHTDPEVAALETEVLKQVNKLGIGPLGLGGRVTALGVMAETAPTHIASLPVAVNLQCHSARHGEAVL
- a CDS encoding Fe-S-containing hydro-lyase, producing MSSIKLNSPFDPSELEKLQAGDRVLISGVIYTARDAAHKRLVETLKQGKKLPFDLKGQTIYYMGPSPAKPGEVIGSAGPTTSSRMDPYTPELLDAGLRAIIGKGNRSAEVSWAIVNKKVVYFISIGGAGALLSQCIKESRMVAYPELGAEAILALTVENFPAIVAIDSQGNNAFTLGQSLYRVVGTKEA
- a CDS encoding histidine triad nucleotide-binding protein; protein product: MGCLFCAIAKGEIPAQIVYKDEDLVAFKDINPQSPVHILIIPRRHIANLTELDEADTELAGKMILLAGKLAREMDIAESGYRLVINSGREGGQVVQHLHLHLLGGRQLGGQLG
- a CDS encoding NUDIX hydrolase, translated to MVEKILSSHYIYCGNLVKLRKVTVELPSGKTAPRELVEHNPCVVVVALDTDGKLLMIKQYRLAAAQDMLELVAGSMDSGETPEESTRRELREEAGYKPNTLRRLGGFYSSPGFLTEYLYVLVATDLEYAPLTAEDTEDIEVFRYTPAEVKAMIANQQITDSKTLAGLMLYFSQTPG
- a CDS encoding N-acetyltransferase, which encodes MYTIDKATIKDATTIHKLVNNFADHGQMLARSLAEIYENLRDFYVIRGDNGEVIACAALHISWADLAEVKSLAVSEERHRQGLGEMVVKACLEDAKALRIPTVFCLTYKPAFFLKCGFHEVEKNALPHKIWGECYRCPKFPNCDETAMMLSLAEVNSV
- a CDS encoding NAD(+)/NADH kinase, producing MYKKIGIIYHPLNPAACDLAIKLTAKLDSLGIENWSDSAWQADKLTSKMQNTQLIFTTGGDGTILRTAHAILPLEIPILSVNLGKVGFMTELSPEDAISGLEKVLAGDGWIDERSLLEAEYLPHDSAQSRQFFVMNDAVVARGQVARVICVSVDINSQPFTTYKADGAIVSTATGSTGYSYAAGGPVLQPNSADIILTPILPHLGRGYSLVLPSDSIVDLKVNTWHEATLSIDGFINMQVSSGDTLRLRRSSKKVKFMRLRPNNYFYKELDTKLKGNNESVYDR